The following proteins are co-located in the Pseudoalteromonas sp. N1230-9 genome:
- a CDS encoding YggN family protein, whose translation MAFFSRSLLAAAITFSSFSSYASLAKKQCEVELSHGLIITDDVIRIVDKGQTRVQINNNTQLFIRGYWVDLNPEESKVVEQFSLGIRDTVPELVELATDGVNLGLSAIEQVVEGMSDKEPEVLKTQLQYVERALMDKFKRGDDFFFIAPQSLSKIDDFFTKEISQKIHSAVHGSLGAILVSLGDAFKSREGNIEDRINDMGQRMDIISKEIDKSLQKKAEQLEMKASEYCECLNSLDVTESRLQKIVPGMADFDLVQIKS comes from the coding sequence ATGGCGTTTTTTTCTCGCTCGCTGCTTGCGGCAGCTATTACATTCTCGAGTTTTTCAAGTTATGCCTCATTAGCTAAAAAACAATGCGAAGTTGAGCTTAGTCACGGCTTGATCATTACAGATGATGTTATTCGTATTGTTGATAAAGGCCAAACCCGTGTACAAATAAACAACAATACTCAGTTATTTATTCGTGGCTATTGGGTTGACCTGAATCCAGAAGAAAGCAAAGTCGTGGAGCAGTTTAGTTTAGGTATTCGTGACACTGTGCCTGAATTAGTTGAACTGGCCACTGATGGTGTAAATCTAGGTTTGAGTGCTATTGAGCAGGTCGTAGAGGGCATGTCCGACAAAGAACCTGAAGTACTTAAAACGCAATTACAGTATGTTGAACGTGCTCTGATGGATAAGTTTAAGCGTGGCGATGACTTTTTCTTTATCGCCCCGCAATCATTGTCGAAAATCGATGACTTTTTTACCAAAGAGATTAGCCAAAAAATTCACTCAGCAGTGCATGGCTCATTAGGGGCTATTTTAGTTTCATTAGGTGATGCGTTTAAATCACGTGAAGGAAATATCGAAGATCGCATTAACGACATGGGTCAGCGTATGGATATTATCTCTAAGGAAATAGATAAGTCACTGCAAAAGAAAGCGGAGCAGCTTGAAATGAAAGCCTCTGAATACTGTGAGTGTTTAAACTCACTAGATGTCACTGAATCTCGATTACAAAAAATAGTGCCTGGAATGGCCGATTTCGATTTGGTACAGATTAAGTCTTAA
- a CDS encoding zinc-dependent metalloprotease: MQKIPLLRYLLLAVLLTIITQAHAAIKPINDFTEKMSHFSGYYSFYYDSESGKVYVAVDKLKQPFLLQQSLPYGVGSNDIGLDRGQLGNTYLVQFERFGDKVMLRALNTYYRANTTNLAEQQSIKEAFASSILAGFSVVAESDSAVLVDYTPYLLSDVHGVSRRLAATSQGSFNLDGNRSAVYLARSNAFVKNTELEAILTFQGSNPGEFVRQVSADPHILTVHMHHSFIELPDDNYTPRQFHPQSGYWSIEHKDYAAPLGESMYVRYIPRHRLAKKDPSLPISEPVEPIVYYLDPGVPEPVKTALLEGAKWWNDAFNAAGYKNAFIVKVLPDDANPMDIRYNVIQWVHRATRGWSYGSSVIDPRTGEIIKGHVTLGSLRVRQDILIAEALAAPYFEGNEVATRLQAMALDRIRQLSAHEIGHTLGIAHNFSASVADRASVMDYPHPLLSFNEQGKLDVSRGYASGMGVWDTQVIKYGYSDFTNQDEPQQLAAILAENKSKGLEFISDSDARAKGGAHPTGHLWDNGRSPSDELMRVLDIRKQALTSFGIENIKTGTALSQLEEMLVPLYLFHRYQVEAAVKLIAGVNYEYEVRDDSEPKGAQVVTKQTQQAAVDALLATLKAENLVLPESVLALIPPKAYGESKSRESIVGRTGLTLDAMALPEVAAAHSLSLLFNSQRVNRLAQQQARSDAFYSLDSLLAQTYQQIFEQKIAQGMAGKISQRVQLLTAKQFADLVTSDKVAPEVQAQFRYYLGKLAKSYQQESMLGSASVGDSAFKQYLSEQISHFLASGEWPANFKVLPMPPGSPI; encoded by the coding sequence ATGCAAAAAATACCATTACTACGATACCTGCTCTTAGCTGTGCTGCTTACTATAATAACTCAAGCACACGCAGCAATTAAGCCTATAAATGATTTTACTGAAAAAATGAGTCATTTTTCGGGCTATTATTCTTTCTATTATGATTCTGAAAGCGGCAAAGTGTATGTTGCAGTTGATAAACTAAAGCAACCTTTTTTACTTCAGCAAAGCTTACCTTATGGCGTGGGCTCAAATGATATAGGCCTTGATCGAGGGCAACTTGGCAATACCTATTTAGTACAATTTGAACGTTTTGGTGATAAGGTGATGTTACGAGCATTGAATACTTATTATCGAGCGAATACGACCAACTTGGCCGAGCAGCAAAGTATCAAAGAAGCGTTTGCTTCGAGTATTCTTGCGGGCTTTAGTGTTGTTGCAGAGTCAGACTCAGCGGTGCTTGTAGACTATACTCCTTATTTATTGAGTGATGTACACGGTGTAAGTCGTCGTTTAGCTGCAACTTCGCAGGGGAGCTTTAATTTAGATGGTAACCGAAGCGCAGTCTATTTAGCTCGTTCAAACGCATTTGTGAAAAATACAGAGTTAGAGGCAATACTCACTTTTCAAGGTAGTAACCCAGGTGAGTTTGTTCGTCAAGTGAGCGCTGATCCTCACATACTTACAGTACATATGCATCATTCTTTTATTGAACTGCCTGATGATAACTACACACCACGTCAATTCCACCCTCAATCAGGTTACTGGAGTATTGAGCATAAAGATTACGCCGCACCACTTGGTGAGTCTATGTATGTGCGTTATATCCCGCGCCACCGTTTAGCAAAAAAAGATCCGAGCCTGCCAATTAGCGAACCCGTTGAACCGATTGTTTACTATTTAGATCCGGGCGTGCCTGAGCCAGTTAAAACAGCCTTGTTAGAGGGCGCTAAATGGTGGAATGATGCATTCAATGCTGCTGGCTATAAGAACGCATTTATCGTTAAAGTGTTACCTGATGATGCTAATCCTATGGATATACGCTACAACGTGATCCAATGGGTACACCGTGCAACACGTGGCTGGTCGTATGGCAGCTCAGTGATAGACCCGAGAACGGGCGAAATTATTAAAGGCCATGTAACACTGGGCTCATTACGTGTACGTCAAGATATCCTTATTGCTGAGGCATTAGCTGCCCCTTATTTTGAAGGTAATGAAGTTGCTACTCGTTTACAAGCAATGGCTCTTGATCGTATTCGTCAACTAAGCGCTCATGAAATAGGCCACACTTTAGGGATTGCACATAACTTTTCAGCGTCGGTCGCTGATAGAGCATCGGTAATGGACTATCCTCACCCGCTACTTAGTTTCAATGAGCAAGGCAAACTGGATGTGAGCCGAGGCTATGCCTCTGGTATGGGAGTGTGGGACACACAAGTGATAAAATATGGTTATAGCGATTTTACAAACCAAGATGAACCACAACAACTGGCCGCAATTTTAGCTGAAAATAAAAGCAAAGGGTTGGAATTTATTTCGGACAGTGATGCACGTGCTAAAGGGGGCGCTCATCCAACGGGGCATTTGTGGGATAACGGTCGTTCACCAAGTGATGAGTTAATGCGTGTACTTGATATTCGCAAACAAGCGCTGACGAGCTTTGGTATTGAAAATATCAAAACGGGGACTGCGTTATCGCAATTAGAAGAAATGCTAGTGCCACTTTATTTATTCCATCGCTATCAAGTTGAAGCTGCGGTTAAATTAATTGCCGGTGTTAATTACGAATATGAAGTACGTGATGACTCTGAGCCAAAAGGGGCGCAAGTTGTAACTAAGCAAACCCAGCAAGCGGCTGTTGATGCATTACTTGCTACACTAAAAGCTGAGAATCTTGTTTTACCTGAGTCAGTGTTAGCGCTTATTCCACCAAAAGCGTATGGGGAATCTAAATCACGCGAGAGCATTGTCGGTCGTACAGGGTTAACCCTGGATGCTATGGCATTGCCTGAAGTCGCAGCTGCACATAGTTTAAGCCTATTATTTAATAGCCAGCGTGTTAATCGCCTCGCGCAGCAACAAGCGCGTAGCGATGCATTTTATAGTTTAGATTCATTATTAGCTCAAACTTATCAGCAAATTTTCGAGCAAAAAATTGCCCAAGGAATGGCGGGTAAGATTAGCCAACGAGTGCAGCTTTTAACGGCTAAGCAATTTGCTGATTTAGTAACGAGTGATAAAGTCGCGCCTGAGGTACAAGCACAGTTTCGTTATTACCTTGGCAAGCTTGCAAAGAGTTACCAGCAAGAATCAATGCTAGGAAGTGCATCAGTAGGTGATAGTGCCTTCAAGCAATATTTAAGCGAACAAATCAGCCACTTTTTAGCAAGCGGTGAGTGGCCTGCAAACTTTAAAGTATTGCCAATGCCACCGGGTTCGCCAATTTAA
- a CDS encoding class 1 fructose-bisphosphatase encodes MRRLPPVLLEDGCPRELISLIRTVLAACKEISFRVGQGALSGVLGSTLDENIQGETQKKLDVLTNQLLKDILLESGYVKAIASEEEDFTVAGNPDAKYIVAFDPLDGSSNTDINSLVGTIFSIMAAPDGADPADPSIFMQPGKNQVAAGYVLYGPSTVLALTTGKGTRFFTLDKTHGTFLLTEDFAKVPEDTSEFAINASNQRHWQPAMQNYINDLIAGDTGPRGRNFNMRWIAAMVGDVHRVLCRGGIFTYPTDTKDPNKPNKLRLLYEANPMAMLIEQAGGIASTGTERIMDIQPDAIHQRVAVILGSKNEVETCLNYHK; translated from the coding sequence ATGCGTAGACTCCCACCGGTATTATTAGAAGATGGTTGCCCTCGTGAACTGATCTCATTGATCAGAACAGTGCTTGCGGCATGTAAAGAAATTTCATTCCGTGTTGGTCAAGGTGCCTTATCAGGTGTGTTAGGTTCAACTCTTGACGAAAATATTCAGGGTGAAACACAAAAGAAATTAGATGTACTTACCAATCAGCTTCTAAAAGACATTTTACTCGAATCGGGCTACGTAAAAGCCATTGCTTCTGAGGAAGAAGATTTTACCGTTGCGGGTAACCCTGATGCTAAATACATCGTTGCCTTTGACCCGCTTGATGGCTCTTCAAATACCGATATTAACTCACTGGTTGGTACGATTTTCTCAATTATGGCAGCGCCTGATGGCGCGGATCCTGCTGATCCAAGTATATTTATGCAACCGGGTAAAAACCAAGTTGCAGCGGGTTATGTATTATATGGCCCATCTACCGTGCTGGCATTAACAACTGGCAAAGGCACACGCTTTTTCACCTTAGATAAAACGCACGGAACCTTCTTATTAACAGAAGATTTTGCAAAAGTCCCTGAAGACACTAGCGAATTTGCTATTAATGCCTCGAATCAGCGCCATTGGCAACCGGCGATGCAAAATTACATCAATGACTTAATTGCTGGTGACACAGGCCCTCGTGGTCGTAACTTCAACATGCGCTGGATTGCTGCAATGGTGGGTGATGTGCACCGTGTTTTATGTCGTGGTGGTATTTTCACTTACCCGACCGATACGAAAGATCCAAATAAACCTAACAAATTACGTTTACTATACGAAGCAAACCCTATGGCGATGTTAATCGAACAAGCTGGCGGTATTGCCTCAACGGGCACAGAGCGCATCATGGATATTCAACCTGACGCTATCCACCAACGTGTTGCGGTGATCTTAGGCTCGAAAAACGAAGTTGAAACCTGCTTGAACTATCATAAGTAG
- a CDS encoding DUF5522 domain-containing protein gives MTTLTCSQCKATLNCQADNINACWCNELPAILPLDEAATSCLCRDCTIKEINLFLSKLYQQPLKQQLAFANPFYHQGKLIENLDYTMKNNYMVFSRWFFLKRGHCCKNDCTHCPFSDS, from the coding sequence ATGACAACCCTTACTTGCTCGCAATGCAAAGCAACACTTAACTGCCAAGCCGACAATATAAATGCTTGTTGGTGTAATGAATTACCCGCCATTTTACCACTTGATGAAGCAGCTACATCCTGTTTGTGCCGTGATTGTACAATTAAGGAAATAAATTTATTTTTATCCAAACTATACCAACAGCCTCTTAAGCAACAACTCGCTTTTGCCAACCCTTTCTATCACCAAGGTAAGTTAATTGAAAATCTCGATTACACAATGAAAAACAACTACATGGTATTTAGTCGCTGGTTCTTTTTAAAGCGCGGACATTGCTGTAAAAACGACTGCACCCACTGCCCTTTTTCCGATAGTTAA
- a CDS encoding TonB-dependent receptor, translating into MNTFRPALLASAISAVLINSNMAFAAEDTIDVDKSIETIQITATRRAGSVQDAPLNITALNGDVISDQNISDLEDVARWVPGLTISDQGGREGSPIIVRGLNTNTSDRISDSGTVATYVGEIPLSIDLRLTDVDRMEVLIGPQGTLYGAGTLGGAIRYLLKQPDLDLTEGQVTGDVFSINESDGTGGEFGVVFNTPLIEEKLALRASLNYYDNPGYIDYTHVVQEPGVSNPNPDFSDSSDVNANLKSVSDVNDEQITTARLSLRWLATEDVDATLNYFYQKQENGGNSTSQYGSLANSSALQGIPGKYENVARVLEPGEEENDLLSLEIKADLGFAELVSASGWSSYEQSGQRDQTDLLYDIWSGYADFPSFVGYTHDTSERDTFTQELRLVSNSSSAFNWIVGGFYNKLESHSDDREYTPGLTEYWGGGIPNVEQDLEYILISDSETTEKALFGEIGYSITDQLDVTLGARFYEYDVSTTSGSATPLYSGDFDSLANLDMETVSASDSGNLFKFNANYTFDNGILAYFTVSEGFRIGGGNGIAPCPDVLPEQQIVCALPNEEDYKPDTTVNYELGFKSSWLRNRLHFNAALFNVDWKDAQVGSSTVNGQELITSNAGSANSKGVELSTRAMIGDNWAAYATYAYAKAELTEDAPYLFGVLGDDLAQYQSYYDGAKGDRLPGAPEHQFSFGLRYEQDVLGDKLLSVNYGITAQSDVITKVGLKADGEVLPGYALSNLSAKITGDMWSATLYVDNLFDKYAFTSVRRDKSWAGMSQYAELNKELPELQRVYGHYTTAPRTIGMKFSYNFEL; encoded by the coding sequence ATGAATACCTTTAGGCCTGCTCTACTTGCAAGTGCAATTTCTGCGGTTTTAATCAATAGCAATATGGCATTTGCAGCAGAAGATACTATCGACGTCGATAAATCAATTGAAACAATTCAAATTACTGCAACACGACGAGCAGGTTCTGTGCAAGATGCACCACTCAATATTACGGCCCTAAATGGCGATGTAATTAGCGACCAAAATATTAGTGATTTAGAAGATGTTGCACGCTGGGTGCCAGGCCTAACGATTTCTGATCAAGGTGGCCGTGAAGGTTCTCCGATTATCGTTCGTGGTTTGAACACCAATACCTCTGACCGTATTTCTGATAGCGGCACAGTCGCAACTTATGTTGGTGAAATCCCACTTAGTATTGATTTACGTTTAACTGATGTTGATCGCATGGAAGTACTCATCGGCCCACAAGGTACACTGTATGGCGCAGGGACTTTAGGCGGTGCGATCCGTTATTTGCTTAAACAACCCGATCTAGATTTAACAGAAGGTCAGGTAACAGGTGATGTATTTAGCATTAACGAAAGTGACGGCACAGGCGGTGAGTTTGGCGTGGTATTCAACACCCCGCTAATTGAAGAAAAACTAGCTCTTCGCGCTAGCTTAAATTATTACGATAACCCGGGTTACATTGACTACACGCACGTGGTTCAAGAGCCAGGTGTATCAAATCCGAATCCTGACTTTTCTGACAGCAGTGATGTTAACGCCAACTTAAAAAGCGTAAGCGATGTTAACGATGAGCAAATCACCACAGCACGTTTATCACTGCGTTGGCTTGCAACCGAAGATGTAGATGCAACGCTTAACTACTTCTATCAAAAACAAGAAAATGGCGGTAACTCAACATCGCAATACGGCTCTCTTGCTAATAGCAGTGCGCTACAAGGTATCCCAGGAAAGTACGAAAACGTTGCCCGTGTACTTGAGCCAGGCGAAGAAGAAAACGATTTATTAAGCTTAGAGATTAAAGCGGATCTTGGTTTTGCTGAGTTGGTATCGGCATCTGGTTGGTCTAGCTATGAGCAATCTGGTCAGCGCGACCAAACCGATCTACTTTACGATATTTGGTCAGGTTATGCCGACTTCCCTTCTTTCGTTGGCTACACACACGACACCTCTGAGCGCGATACCTTCACGCAAGAACTTCGTTTAGTTTCAAATAGTAGTAGCGCTTTTAACTGGATCGTAGGTGGCTTCTATAACAAATTAGAAAGTCACTCAGATGACCGTGAGTACACGCCAGGTCTGACTGAATATTGGGGTGGCGGTATCCCTAATGTTGAACAAGACCTTGAGTACATTCTAATTTCAGATAGCGAAACCACTGAAAAAGCACTTTTTGGTGAAATCGGCTACAGCATTACAGATCAGCTTGATGTAACTCTAGGTGCACGTTTTTACGAATACGATGTTTCTACAACATCAGGTTCTGCTACACCGCTTTACTCAGGGGATTTTGATTCTCTTGCTAATCTAGATATGGAAACGGTTAGTGCCAGCGATAGCGGTAACTTATTTAAGTTTAATGCTAATTACACATTTGATAACGGTATTCTTGCTTACTTTACTGTGAGTGAAGGTTTCCGTATTGGTGGTGGTAACGGTATTGCTCCTTGCCCTGATGTATTACCTGAGCAACAAATAGTTTGTGCCCTGCCAAACGAAGAAGATTACAAACCAGATACAACGGTCAACTACGAGCTAGGCTTTAAGTCATCATGGTTACGTAACCGCCTACACTTCAATGCAGCGCTATTTAATGTTGATTGGAAAGATGCGCAAGTAGGTAGCAGCACTGTAAATGGCCAAGAGCTAATTACTTCGAACGCAGGCTCTGCTAATTCAAAAGGTGTTGAGCTTTCTACTCGTGCAATGATTGGTGACAACTGGGCTGCATATGCGACATACGCGTATGCAAAGGCTGAATTGACCGAAGATGCGCCGTACTTATTTGGCGTGTTAGGCGATGACTTAGCGCAGTACCAAAGCTACTATGATGGTGCTAAAGGCGACCGTTTACCAGGTGCTCCTGAGCATCAATTCTCGTTTGGTCTTCGTTACGAGCAAGATGTCTTAGGTGATAAGTTATTAAGCGTAAACTACGGTATCACAGCGCAAAGTGATGTAATCACCAAAGTAGGCTTAAAAGCAGACGGCGAAGTATTACCAGGTTATGCACTAAGTAACTTATCTGCCAAAATTACTGGCGATATGTGGTCTGCAACGCTTTACGTAGACAACTTATTCGATAAATATGCATTCACTTCTGTACGTCGTGATAAGTCTTGGGCAGGTATGTCGCAATATGCTGAGCTTAACAAAGAGCTACCTGAGCTACAGCGTGTTTATGGTCACTACACCACCGCGCCTCGTACCATCGGTATGAAGTTTAGCTACAACTTTGAGCTGTAA
- a CDS encoding tetratricopeptide repeat-containing sulfotransferase family protein: MLNDTQQALRAHIQQLLSNKQLNDAHHLLVQRLKQNPEDHVCYFLLSEVNTAAGDINKAIKLLEKALILAPFAIYHLALAKLYVLLGKISNAAVHYQSALQTTDFGAADFDTLANIATRLGHYDDALSFQKAAYQRNKDNPQISYNLAVCYKIHGLFDEAKSLLQQLTTQQASFYQAHYSQAELNTVIDAELHIQKLQALADREKSIIDQQVYFHSLALNYEHLNDYKNAFKYFALSKQAIAGKLNYQATQHRHFCQKLITHSKQQAIESSDSELSPVFVVGMPRSGTTLVEKILNQSTQLQGIGELNDIAQLIQHATQSARVIDSEMLGKAYESEAIKTALTNYQQRAQLLSDGLRSCDKQPFNFYYIDFILAAFPNAKIVCMLRDWQDCSIANFRQMYSPQSVFHHYSFTLEDIASFHQDYSALVSHFANKYPENVFLQSYEQLVAEPPLQTQKLYAFCDLSWQENCLTFYKNNAASATASKKQIRQPLNKNSIGSWQNYAELIDVGLFQ; the protein is encoded by the coding sequence ATGCTAAATGATACCCAACAAGCGCTTCGCGCTCATATCCAACAGTTGTTAAGCAACAAACAACTAAACGATGCACATCACCTACTTGTGCAGCGGCTAAAACAAAATCCTGAAGACCACGTATGTTACTTTTTACTCAGCGAAGTCAACACCGCAGCTGGCGATATCAACAAAGCGATTAAGCTGCTTGAGAAAGCGCTAATCCTAGCCCCTTTTGCGATTTATCATTTAGCACTTGCCAAGTTATACGTACTGTTAGGCAAAATAAGTAATGCGGCTGTGCATTATCAAAGCGCTCTACAAACAACTGACTTTGGTGCCGCTGATTTTGATACATTAGCCAATATTGCGACCCGTTTAGGGCATTATGACGACGCCCTTAGCTTTCAAAAAGCAGCCTACCAACGCAACAAGGATAACCCACAAATTAGCTATAATTTGGCGGTGTGTTATAAAATTCACGGACTGTTCGATGAAGCTAAAAGCTTGTTACAGCAACTAACCACACAGCAAGCTAGTTTTTATCAAGCCCACTATTCGCAGGCTGAACTCAATACTGTTATAGATGCAGAGCTACATATTCAAAAACTACAAGCCTTGGCGGATAGAGAAAAAAGCATTATTGACCAACAAGTGTATTTTCATAGTCTTGCTCTTAATTATGAGCACCTTAATGACTACAAAAATGCATTTAAATACTTTGCACTAAGTAAGCAAGCGATAGCCGGTAAACTTAATTATCAAGCCACACAGCATCGCCACTTTTGTCAAAAACTGATTACCCATAGCAAACAGCAAGCAATTGAAAGTAGTGACTCTGAGCTCTCACCGGTTTTTGTCGTTGGCATGCCCCGCTCTGGTACAACCTTAGTTGAGAAAATCCTTAATCAAAGTACACAATTGCAAGGCATTGGGGAATTAAACGATATTGCGCAATTGATACAACACGCCACGCAATCAGCTCGTGTGATTGACAGCGAAATGCTCGGTAAGGCATATGAATCTGAGGCGATAAAGACAGCACTGACTAACTATCAACAAAGAGCCCAGCTGCTAAGTGATGGCCTAAGAAGTTGTGATAAACAGCCATTTAACTTTTACTATATTGATTTTATTTTAGCGGCTTTTCCTAATGCTAAAATCGTTTGTATGCTGCGGGACTGGCAAGATTGCAGCATTGCCAACTTTAGGCAGATGTATAGCCCGCAAAGTGTGTTCCATCACTACAGCTTTACACTTGAGGATATTGCCTCGTTCCATCAAGATTACTCGGCATTAGTCAGTCATTTTGCTAACAAGTATCCTGAGAACGTTTTTTTACAAAGCTATGAGCAATTGGTGGCAGAGCCTCCCCTACAAACTCAAAAGCTCTATGCGTTTTGTGATTTAAGCTGGCAGGAAAACTGCCTGACTTTTTATAAAAACAATGCAGCATCAGCCACGGCGAGTAAAAAGCAAATTCGCCAGCCACTGAATAAAAACAGTATCGGCAGCTGGCAAAATTACGCTGAGCTTATTGATGTGGGCCTGTTTCAATAG
- a CDS encoding sulfurtransferase: protein MKNIITPEWLNKNYNNANIITFDAGMVRPGMPGEYAPKAMLPNAQRFDFKKTLADSTNPIPSMMCSSEQFTEHMQLAGVNQDSLVVIYEDQGLFSSARAWWMFKAMGFDNVKVLSGGLAKWQALGYATQASYSAATGQGNFVASPRADYFISAEQVLNSLDEQSTLTLDARPYERFTGEHEEPREGMRSGHIPNSHSLSLATVLNNGELKSLSELQALFEQHIAPHHTQLQFSCGSGVTACAIALCADECGYANLRVYDGSWSEWGARHDLPIETGPHQ, encoded by the coding sequence ATGAAAAATATAATCACGCCAGAATGGCTCAATAAAAATTATAATAATGCAAATATCATAACTTTTGATGCGGGAATGGTGCGCCCTGGCATGCCAGGTGAGTATGCGCCTAAAGCAATGCTGCCTAATGCACAGCGTTTTGATTTCAAAAAGACGCTGGCTGATAGTACTAACCCTATACCAAGTATGATGTGCAGTAGTGAGCAGTTTACAGAGCATATGCAGCTTGCAGGGGTTAACCAAGACTCTCTGGTTGTCATTTATGAGGATCAAGGTTTATTCAGTTCAGCGCGTGCGTGGTGGATGTTTAAAGCAATGGGCTTTGATAACGTAAAAGTTCTAAGTGGCGGTTTAGCTAAGTGGCAGGCACTTGGCTACGCAACACAAGCAAGCTATTCAGCTGCTACTGGTCAAGGCAACTTTGTTGCCAGCCCCCGCGCTGATTACTTTATCAGTGCTGAGCAAGTACTTAACTCACTGGATGAACAAAGCACACTAACACTCGATGCTCGTCCTTATGAGCGATTTACCGGCGAACACGAAGAGCCGCGTGAAGGCATGCGTAGTGGTCATATTCCAAATAGTCACAGTTTATCTCTTGCAACAGTGCTAAATAACGGTGAGCTTAAATCGCTAAGCGAGTTGCAGGCATTATTTGAGCAACACATAGCGCCGCATCACACCCAGTTACAGTTTAGCTGTGGTTCAGGTGTAACCGCTTGCGCAATTGCATTGTGTGCCGATGAATGCGGTTACGCCAACTTACGTGTTTACGATGGCTCATGGAGTGAGTGGGGCGCTCGTCACGACTTACCTATTGAAACAGGCCCACATCAATAA
- a CDS encoding glycosyltransferase family 9 protein — MPKNQTIDSKKIQGNILVVLPKFIGDTINCTPAIKMLKTLYPNKKIYVLARPHLVEMLSRDNSIEVISDNRFDTHQPCSLLSQASILKKANIDLAIILRNSLSEALLCFAAKIKYRIGYAQNGRSPLLTHTLKLNKNHHYIYRYCRLINETHGYPFSEIPNTEVQAKKSHYIKQNKKKKLGIYFGGKNKRCRHYPEDLATQTLEKLSEEHPDCDFYIVGDPSEKDEAEQLVAKLNNSNASITNLAGQTSMLEMLDLVASLDLFITIDSGPMHIAAAANIPCVVLVGLGTSPWSTVAPKQKNYIALVANGQQLIDSELIRDIKPSQICEAVNQLI, encoded by the coding sequence ATGCCCAAAAACCAAACAATTGATAGTAAAAAAATCCAAGGGAATATACTGGTTGTACTTCCCAAGTTCATTGGCGATACAATTAATTGCACCCCAGCAATCAAAATGCTTAAAACACTTTACCCGAACAAAAAAATCTATGTGTTAGCACGCCCACATCTTGTTGAAATGCTATCTAGAGATAACTCGATTGAGGTTATTTCTGATAATCGCTTTGATACGCATCAGCCTTGCTCACTTTTAAGCCAAGCGAGTATATTAAAAAAAGCCAATATCGACTTAGCAATCATACTAAGAAATTCTCTTTCAGAAGCGCTCCTTTGTTTTGCAGCTAAGATTAAATATCGTATTGGCTATGCACAAAATGGACGTTCACCACTACTAACTCACACATTAAAGCTTAATAAAAATCACCATTATATTTACCGCTATTGCCGTTTAATAAACGAGACACATGGGTACCCTTTTTCAGAAATCCCCAATACCGAAGTGCAAGCTAAAAAGAGTCACTACATAAAACAGAATAAAAAGAAAAAGCTAGGTATTTACTTTGGTGGTAAAAATAAACGATGCCGTCATTACCCAGAAGATCTCGCAACTCAAACCTTGGAAAAACTTAGTGAAGAGCACCCTGACTGCGATTTTTATATTGTTGGCGATCCTTCAGAGAAGGATGAGGCTGAGCAGTTAGTCGCTAAACTTAATAATAGCAATGCGTCAATCACGAACCTAGCCGGTCAAACCTCTATGCTAGAAATGCTCGACTTAGTTGCGTCTTTAGATTTATTTATTACCATTGACTCTGGCCCTATGCATATTGCAGCCGCCGCAAACATCCCATGTGTGGTATTAGTCGGGTTAGGCACATCGCCTTGGAGTACTGTTGCCCCGAAGCAAAAGAATTACATTGCCTTGGTTGCCAACGGCCAGCAATTAATAGACAGTGAACTCATAAGAGACATAAAGCCTAGCCAAATTTGTGAGGCGGTTAATCAGCTAATTTAA
- a CDS encoding group I truncated hemoglobin, with translation MKYVLYVFALVVLLSGCRATNQLSLYQQLDGQQGIEKLVDSFINQIGHDSKILEYFKQANVAHFRQGFISHLCSVTDGPCSYTGDSMIDIHTGMNISEKDFNRVVELLINAMDEQHIPQRLQNTLLERLAPMRSQVINI, from the coding sequence ATGAAATATGTTCTTTATGTTTTTGCACTTGTGGTATTGCTGAGTGGGTGTAGAGCAACAAACCAGCTTAGCCTCTATCAACAATTGGATGGACAGCAAGGTATAGAAAAGCTGGTTGATAGTTTTATTAACCAGATAGGGCACGATAGCAAGATTCTTGAGTATTTTAAGCAAGCAAATGTAGCGCACTTTCGTCAAGGCTTCATTTCACATTTATGCTCAGTGACCGATGGGCCTTGCAGCTATACAGGCGATTCGATGATTGATATTCATACCGGTATGAATATATCTGAAAAAGACTTTAACCGCGTTGTTGAGCTTTTAATAAACGCAATGGACGAGCAGCATATACCTCAGCGGCTGCAAAACACGCTTTTAGAGCGCTTAGCGCCCATGCGTTCACAAGTGATCAATATTTAA